A genomic segment from [Flavobacterium] thermophilum encodes:
- the nrdE2 gene encoding Ribonucleoside-diphosphate reductase subunit alpha 2, translated as MTIITKDNGKRRLPFNEQRLRNFVSNILADFPHLKSDKYIERIIKTITSHEEYKAEEITNKLILNALDNITIEEPDWTFVAARVYLKQLYKQAAYNRSYDASEKYGSYYGLQKKLADLGVYDELILREYTKEEIKLASTFIDPEKDKLFTYIGLRTLVDRYLAKGYNGEIYELPQERFLTIALTLMSKEDKSKRMELVKEAYWALSNQYMTVATPTYANAGKSYGQLSSCFIDTVDDSLIGIYESNTDVARLSKGAGGIGVYLGKIRSRGSDIKGFKGISSGVIPWMRQLNNTAVSVDQLGTRQGSIAVYLDVWHKDIFAFLDAKLNNGDERTKAHDLFYGVCIPDLFMEQVEKRGDWYLFDPHEVKKVMGWKDENGNPLGLEDFYDEERGSGSFREKYEECVNHPELSKERVPAIEIMKRIMKSQLETGTPYMFYRDEANRMNPNKHAGMIYCSNLCTEIAQNQSPTIVTKEYTQDGEIIIHKKPGDFVVCNLSSIHLGRAVPDGVLERLIPIQVRMLDNVIDLNEDRIEVLQAVLTNKKYRAIGLGAFSWHHLLALNGIMWDSEESVEFADKLFEKIAYLTIKASNELAKEKGAYPLFEGSDWHTGKYFEIREYKSHDDLDWDTLKQEVMKYGLRNGYLMSPAPNGSTSVLANGTAACDPVFNRLYFEEKKNYKIPVTVPDLNPKTTWFYTNAYQVDQIMSIKQNAARQRHVDQSLSFNIYVRNNIKAKDLLNIHLTAWKSGLKSTYYVRSTALTIEECESCAS; from the coding sequence TTGACAATCATCACAAAAGACAACGGAAAACGCAGACTACCTTTTAATGAACAACGTCTGAGAAATTTTGTGTCTAATATCTTAGCAGATTTTCCACATTTAAAATCGGATAAATACATTGAACGTATTATCAAAACAATAACTTCACACGAAGAATATAAAGCAGAAGAGATTACAAATAAACTAATTCTTAATGCATTAGATAATATTACAATTGAAGAACCTGATTGGACTTTTGTGGCAGCACGAGTTTACTTAAAACAATTATATAAACAGGCAGCGTATAATCGTTCGTATGATGCTAGCGAGAAATATGGTAGTTACTATGGGTTGCAAAAGAAATTGGCTGATTTGGGTGTATATGACGAATTAATTTTACGAGAATATACTAAAGAAGAAATTAAATTAGCATCAACTTTCATTGATCCTGAAAAAGATAAATTGTTTACATATATTGGACTAAGAACATTGGTAGACAGATACTTAGCTAAAGGATATAACGGTGAGATTTATGAACTTCCTCAAGAGAGATTTTTAACAATTGCATTAACATTAATGTCAAAAGAAGATAAATCAAAACGAATGGAATTGGTAAAAGAAGCATATTGGGCATTATCCAATCAATATATGACAGTCGCAACTCCTACATATGCAAACGCAGGTAAATCATATGGTCAGTTATCAAGTTGCTTTATTGATACTGTCGATGATAGCTTAATCGGAATTTATGAATCAAACACAGATGTTGCAAGATTATCAAAAGGTGCTGGCGGAATCGGCGTATATTTAGGAAAGATTCGTAGCCGAGGAAGCGATATTAAAGGGTTTAAAGGTATTTCATCGGGCGTTATCCCGTGGATGAGACAATTAAACAATACGGCTGTTTCAGTAGACCAGCTTGGTACACGACAAGGAAGTATCGCCGTCTATTTGGATGTATGGCATAAAGATATTTTCGCATTCTTAGATGCGAAATTGAATAACGGTGATGAAAGAACAAAAGCTCATGATTTGTTCTATGGTGTATGTATCCCCGATTTATTCATGGAACAAGTCGAAAAACGTGGTGACTGGTATTTATTTGACCCACATGAAGTTAAAAAAGTTATGGGTTGGAAAGATGAAAACGGAAACCCATTAGGACTTGAAGATTTTTATGATGAAGAACGTGGTTCAGGTTCATTTAGAGAAAAATACGAAGAATGTGTTAATCATCCTGAACTAAGCAAAGAACGTGTTCCTGCTATTGAAATCATGAAACGTATCATGAAATCACAATTAGAAACAGGAACACCGTATATGTTCTATCGTGATGAAGCTAATCGTATGAATCCTAACAAACATGCAGGAATGATTTATTGTAGTAACCTTTGCACGGAGATCGCGCAAAATCAAAGTCCAACAATTGTTACTAAAGAATATACACAAGATGGAGAAATTATTATTCATAAAAAACCGGGTGATTTTGTTGTATGTAACTTATCTAGTATCCATTTAGGTCGTGCTGTACCAGATGGTGTTTTAGAGCGACTAATTCCTATTCAAGTTCGTATGCTGGATAACGTTATTGATTTAAACGAAGATCGCATTGAAGTGTTACAAGCAGTATTAACGAATAAAAAATATCGCGCAATTGGTTTAGGTGCATTTTCATGGCATCATCTGTTGGCACTAAACGGAATTATGTGGGATAGTGAAGAAAGTGTAGAATTCGCAGATAAATTATTTGAGAAAATTGCATATCTCACAATTAAAGCAAGTAATGAATTAGCTAAAGAAAAAGGGGCTTATCCATTATTCGAAGGTTCAGATTGGCATACAGGTAAATACTTTGAAATTCGTGAATATAAATCACATGATGATTTAGATTGGGATACATTAAAACAAGAAGTGATGAAATATGGTTTAAGAAATGGATATCTCATGAGTCCTGCTCCTAACGGATCAACATCGGTATTAGCAAATGGCACTGCTGCTTGCGATCCAGTATTTAATCGCTTATATTTTGAAGAAAAGAAAAACTATAAAATTCCTGTTACTGTACCTGATTTAAATCCTAAAACAACATGGTTCTATACAAATGCATATCAAGTTGATCAAATTATGAGTATTAAACAAAATGCAGCAAGACAAAGACATGTTGACCAATCATTAAGTTTTAACATTTATGTTCGTAATAATATTAAAGCGAAAGACTTGCTCAATATTCATTTAACGGCATGGAAATCGGGGTTGAAGTCAACGTATTATGTACGTAGCACAGCTTTAACAATTGAAGAATGTGAAAGTTGTGCTTCTTAA
- a CDS encoding Flavodoxin, with product MNISIIYTSQTGNTKEVAEMINEVLIAGGHNTTCINIYHKQIKDDYINNKDLILFGSYTWGNGKLPEEMRNCLKYIIKEKQLKLPKVAVFGTGETMWTYYCRAVDEMEYHLSKVTTVLGKLKIEQSPRGNQKHLPIEFINKILMEV from the coding sequence ATGAATATCTCTATTATATATACATCGCAAACAGGTAACACAAAAGAAGTTGCTGAAATGATTAATGAGGTGTTGATTGCAGGTGGTCACAATACCACTTGCATCAACATCTATCACAAACAAATTAAAGATGATTATATAAATAATAAAGATTTAATCTTATTTGGTTCTTATACATGGGGAAACGGTAAATTACCTGAAGAAATGAGGAATTGCTTAAAATATATCATTAAGGAAAAACAATTGAAATTACCGAAGGTTGCAGTATTCGGTACAGGTGAAACAATGTGGACATATTATTGTCGAGCAGTTGATGAAATGGAATATCATTTATCAAAAGTTACAACTGTATTAGGAAAATTAAAAATTGAACAATCTCCTAGAGGCAATCAAAAGCATTTACCAATAGAATTTATCAATAAAATTTTAATGGAGGTTTAG
- a CDS encoding Adenine specific DNA methylase Mod, protein MNFTWEGKTEILKVTEMKPIGVLQPDKASSKNWDTTENLYIEGDNLEVLKLLQKSYFGKIKMIYIDPPYNTGKDFVYKDDFRDNIKNYKEITQQTTKANTETSGRYHTD, encoded by the coding sequence ATGAATTTTACTTGGGAAGGTAAAACTGAAATATTGAAAGTTACAGAAATGAAACCCATAGGAGTACTTCAGCCGGACAAAGCCTCCAGCAAAAACTGGGATACGACCGAAAACCTTTATATTGAAGGCGACAACCTCGAAGTATTAAAGCTGTTGCAAAAATCGTATTTCGGCAAGATTAAAATGATCTATATCGACCCGCCGTATAATACGGGGAAAGATTTTGTGTATAAGGATGATTTCCGTGACAATATCAAAAATTACAAAGAAATCACGCAACAGACGACAAAAGCGAATACGGAAACAAGCGGACGATACCATACCGATTAG
- the nrdB_2 gene encoding Ribonucleoside-diphosphate reductase subunit beta: MGKYDKLAKVKLLEPSNPNKATSIINGKASGILNWNDIKYSNFYDIYKMLLGNFWTPFEINMSDDIKQWKKLSERERDAFLHIIGLLSILDSVQPNFIGVIKEYITDPSVKANFSIIEQQEVVHNQSYSYVLASIEKLSEQNRAFEMARTTPQIYERNKHVIEVYEEFRSNPNVYTFCKALVASIVLEGINFYSGFAFFYNLARNQKMLKTSTMISYINKDELCHSYFISQLLRAVLGENPEVDEDGEFSKWIYEYIDQAVQYEIEWSRYVLRDIDGIDVDEMTEYIKYLGNKRLRMLGLEDLYDATENSMPWIRVFSDENINLSKTDFFENRPRSYAKTTDDNGFDEL, encoded by the coding sequence ATGGGTAAATATGATAAATTAGCAAAAGTAAAACTATTAGAACCATCAAATCCAAACAAAGCAACAAGCATTATCAATGGTAAAGCGAGTGGTATTCTAAATTGGAATGATATTAAATATAGTAATTTCTATGACATTTATAAAATGTTGCTAGGGAACTTCTGGACACCGTTTGAAATTAATATGTCTGATGATATTAAACAATGGAAAAAATTATCTGAACGTGAGAGAGATGCATTTTTACATATTATTGGATTGCTATCAATTTTGGATTCTGTTCAACCAAATTTCATTGGAGTGATCAAAGAATATATTACTGATCCAAGTGTAAAAGCTAATTTCTCCATTATTGAGCAACAAGAAGTAGTTCATAACCAATCTTATTCATATGTTTTAGCTTCTATTGAAAAGTTATCGGAACAAAACAGAGCATTTGAAATGGCTCGTACAACACCTCAAATTTACGAACGCAATAAGCATGTAATTGAGGTATATGAAGAATTTAGAAGTAATCCTAATGTTTATACATTCTGTAAAGCACTAGTAGCTTCAATTGTGCTAGAAGGAATTAACTTTTATTCGGGATTTGCATTTTTCTACAACTTAGCGCGGAATCAAAAAATGTTAAAAACTTCGACAATGATTAGTTATATCAATAAAGATGAATTGTGTCACAGCTATTTTATTTCACAATTGTTGCGAGCTGTGTTAGGGGAGAATCCAGAGGTAGATGAAGATGGGGAATTTTCTAAATGGATTTATGAGTATATCGATCAGGCGGTTCAATATGAAATTGAATGGTCACGATACGTATTGAGAGATATTGATGGTATTGATGTGGATGAAATGACTGAATACATTAAATATCTCGGCAATAAACGCTTGCGAATGTTGGGGCTTGAAGATTTATATGATGCAACTGAAAACTCGATGCCGTGGATTCGTGTATTTAGCGATGAAAATATTAATTTGAGTAAAACTGACTTTTTTGAAAACAGACCTAGATCATATGCAAAAACAACAGATGATAATGGTTTTGATGAGTTGTAA
- the dpnA_1 gene encoding Modification methylase DpnIIB gives MKELLGSLELNRIYQIDALEGLKLIPDESIDLVVTDPPYKLIQGGCTNNAVKLKGATDLQKGKVFNHNEIKFDDWLSEVYRVLKPASHCYVMCNDRNLMELLNACEKAGFKLLNILVWKKSKHSPNRYYLKNAEFIVFLRKGKAKNINNMGTFQILEFDNVKNKTHPTEKPVELLECLITNSSNNGDVVLDVFAGTGSTCIAAIKNKRKFLAFEIEREYVEIANQRLDNIEIHNDLKNINKLYT, from the coding sequence ATGAAAGAATTATTAGGTAGTTTAGAATTAAATAGAATATATCAAATAGATGCCTTAGAAGGGTTAAAACTAATTCCTGATGAGAGTATTGATTTAGTTGTTACAGACCCACCATACAAGTTGATTCAAGGTGGCTGTACAAATAACGCAGTAAAACTAAAAGGTGCTACCGATTTGCAGAAAGGTAAAGTGTTTAATCATAATGAAATCAAGTTTGATGACTGGTTATCAGAAGTCTATAGAGTATTAAAACCTGCTTCACATTGTTATGTAATGTGTAACGACCGTAATTTAATGGAGTTATTAAATGCATGTGAAAAAGCAGGCTTTAAACTTTTAAACATATTGGTTTGGAAGAAAAGCAAACATTCGCCAAACAGATACTATCTGAAAAATGCTGAATTTATTGTATTTTTACGAAAAGGCAAAGCAAAAAACATTAACAATATGGGGACTTTTCAAATTTTAGAATTTGATAATGTAAAGAATAAAACACACCCTACAGAAAAACCTGTTGAATTGTTGGAATGTTTAATAACAAACTCATCGAATAATGGTGATGTAGTGTTAGATGTTTTTGCTGGAACGGGCTCTACATGTATCGCTGCAATTAAAAATAAGAGGAAGTTTTTAGCTTTTGAAATTGAAAGAGAATATGTAGAAATAGCTAATCAGCGATTGGATAATATTGAAATACATAACGATTTGAAAAATATAAATAAATTATATACATAG
- the dnaE_2 gene encoding DNA polymerase III subunit alpha — protein sequence MRYNNYHKHTHYSNIITPDSIVKPEDYAKRAIELGHTTLCTTEHGYAGNIFEYYDLAQEYELKFVFGIEYYYVNDRFSKDKSNSHLMILAKNHHGMKQMLKIMSEANKTGYYYKPRIDKELLFSLNPKDVVVTSTCVMSYINKFDDYEENFVKPILDYFGDNFYLELHDNTHPLQVEYNKKILDLHNKYKIPFIHATDSHYIYPEQDKDRTEFLNGKNIYYPEEEGFILDYPDAETIFKRYEEQGVFTREQVEQALKNTWIIDEFEDIKLDKSSIKMPSIYPTWTHEQKIKKLKEIIKQEWEKDKKEIPKERHKEYIEAIKFETQIVEDTKMEDYFLLNYEVIKRAKQKGGILTRTGRGSAPSFYINKLLGFTEIDRLDAPITLYPTRFMSKSRILETRSLPDYSFTVHINKVNLIHSER from the coding sequence ATGAGATACAATAATTATCATAAGCATACACATTATAGCAACATTATTACGCCAGACTCTATTGTGAAACCTGAAGATTATGCAAAAAGAGCTATTGAATTAGGTCATACTACTTTATGTACAACAGAGCATGGATATGCTGGAAACATATTTGAGTATTATGATTTAGCACAAGAGTATGAATTAAAATTTGTATTTGGAATCGAATATTATTATGTGAATGATCGTTTTAGTAAAGATAAATCTAATTCGCATTTAATGATATTAGCTAAAAATCATCATGGTATGAAACAAATGCTTAAAATTATGTCGGAAGCAAATAAAACTGGATATTATTATAAACCGCGTATTGACAAAGAATTGCTTTTTAGTTTAAATCCTAAAGACGTTGTAGTTACATCTACATGTGTAATGAGCTATATAAATAAATTTGACGATTATGAAGAAAACTTTGTGAAACCGATATTAGATTATTTCGGTGATAATTTCTATTTAGAATTACATGATAATACACATCCATTGCAAGTTGAATATAATAAGAAAATATTAGATTTGCATAATAAATATAAAATACCATTCATTCATGCAACAGATAGCCATTATATTTATCCTGAACAAGACAAAGATCGCACTGAATTTCTTAATGGAAAAAATATTTATTATCCTGAAGAAGAGGGGTTTATTCTTGATTATCCTGATGCTGAAACAATCTTCAAAAGATATGAAGAGCAAGGAGTTTTTACGCGAGAACAAGTTGAGCAAGCATTAAAAAATACATGGATTATTGATGAATTTGAAGATATAAAATTAGATAAAAGTAGTATTAAAATGCCATCAATATATCCAACTTGGACACATGAACAAAAAATAAAAAAACTTAAAGAAATTATAAAGCAAGAATGGGAGAAAGATAAAAAGGAAATTCCAAAAGAGAGACATAAGGAATATATTGAAGCAATTAAATTTGAAACACAAATTGTAGAAGATACAAAAATGGAAGATTACTTTTTATTAAATTATGAAGTTATTAAAAGAGCAAAGCAAAAAGGTGGAATTTTAACACGAACAGGAAGAGGAAGTGCACCTTCATTTTACATTAATAAGCTTTTGGGGTTTACAGAAATTGACCGATTAGATGCTCCAATTACTTTATATCCAACACGTTTCATGAGTAAATCGAGAATTTTAGAAACAAGATCTTTGCCTGATTATTCTTTCACTGTGCATATTAATAAAGTAAATTTAATACACAGTGAAAGATAG
- a CDS encoding Domain of Uncharacterised Function (DUF1599) gives MKFKKGDKVKVISNDSYNEMEGNIVDVNPKGKDYLVFINDDEIIWFDEHELELIDNNTIINNSNIELHKKILDEIHDTYKRKNADYGNSFEEQFKEYGLLSAIIRLDDKMRRLKQLLKNKAQVKDESIEDTLIDLAGYAILTLMELNKDEVYEKR, from the coding sequence ATGAAGTTTAAAAAGGGTGATAAAGTAAAGGTAATTAGTAATGATTCTTACAACGAAATGGAGGGTAATATAGTTGATGTAAACCCTAAAGGTAAAGATTATTTAGTGTTTATTAATGATGATGAAATTATTTGGTTTGATGAACATGAATTAGAATTGATTGATAACAATACAATAATTAACAATTCAAATATCGAACTACATAAAAAAATTCTTGATGAAATTCATGATACATATAAACGGAAAAATGCAGACTATGGCAATAGTTTTGAAGAACAATTTAAAGAATATGGTTTGTTATCGGCAATAATTCGACTAGATGATAAGATGAGAAGACTTAAACAATTATTAAAAAATAAAGCACAAGTTAAAGATGAAAGTATAGAAGATACATTAATTGATTTAGCTGGATATGCGATATTAACATTAATGGAATTGAATAAGGATGAAGTATATGAAAAGCGTTAA
- the dnaE_1 gene encoding DNA polymerase III subunit alpha — translation MSEYNDVAKDLERYKDDPKWKDLIEESKKFVGVIESVSPHPCAFLLLDKPISEEIGIIKIGDELCALIDSGTSDAWKYLKNDYLTVTVWDIIADVYKAINKPIHSIRELNKLIENDKKVWKLYEDGITATLNQTGTDSATPQVMRYKPKSVRELAAFVAGIRPAFESMKHLLLDRKPFSYGIPEFDEILKESDNFVLYQENIMATLVYAGFPEDETYGLLKAIAKKKPGVIEPIKERFINGFIEKTNSPENAEKVWKIIEDAVGYGFNSSHALSVAYDSLYGAYLKANYPLEYYTVVLNKYQNDTEMTDKLHKELDYFGIKIIPIEFGKSRAQYSADKETNSIVKGIASIKFLNESVAEELYELAKNKYDDFVDLLIDIEEKTSCNARQMEILIKLNFFKMFGKNKKLYAIYEKFKKHYKKSHKESTKQQRIKEIKDYAKSLEDKEISIQEQILFEKEILGYGQTTFPNVNKAYGMILGIDTKYSPKITLYIMNNGSEVLLKVSKQHFYNSDGEPLLNVGDIIKVLKVEQKPKLTKIDGKWLETDIKENWLVAWQMSKKYEK, via the coding sequence ATGAGTGAGTATAACGATGTAGCTAAGGATTTAGAAAGATATAAAGATGATCCTAAATGGAAGGATTTAATTGAAGAATCGAAAAAGTTTGTAGGTGTAATTGAATCTGTTTCACCTCATCCTTGTGCATTTTTATTGTTAGATAAACCAATATCAGAAGAAATTGGAATAATTAAAATTGGTGATGAATTATGTGCATTAATTGATTCAGGAACTTCTGATGCTTGGAAATATTTGAAAAATGACTATTTGACTGTCACCGTCTGGGATATTATTGCTGATGTATATAAAGCAATTAATAAACCAATTCATAGTATACGTGAATTAAATAAACTCATTGAAAATGATAAAAAAGTATGGAAATTATATGAAGATGGAATTACTGCAACACTTAACCAAACAGGAACGGATTCTGCTACTCCACAAGTAATGAGATATAAACCTAAATCTGTTCGGGAATTAGCAGCGTTTGTTGCAGGAATTAGACCTGCTTTTGAAAGTATGAAGCATTTATTATTAGATCGTAAGCCGTTTTCTTATGGTATTCCTGAATTTGATGAGATTCTAAAAGAATCGGATAATTTTGTTCTTTATCAAGAAAATATTATGGCAACTTTAGTTTATGCAGGATTCCCAGAAGATGAAACATATGGGTTATTAAAAGCAATTGCAAAAAAGAAGCCGGGTGTTATTGAACCAATTAAAGAAAGATTTATAAATGGCTTTATTGAAAAAACTAATAGCCCTGAAAATGCAGAAAAGGTTTGGAAAATCATTGAGGATGCTGTAGGATATGGATTTAACTCAAGTCATGCTTTATCAGTTGCTTATGACTCACTATATGGAGCATATTTGAAAGCAAATTATCCATTGGAGTATTACACTGTTGTTTTAAATAAATATCAAAATGATACAGAGATGACAGATAAATTACATAAAGAACTAGATTATTTTGGTATTAAAATTATTCCAATTGAATTTGGAAAATCAAGAGCGCAATATTCAGCAGATAAAGAAACAAATTCTATTGTTAAAGGTATTGCTTCTATTAAATTTTTAAATGAATCCGTAGCGGAAGAATTATATGAATTAGCAAAAAATAAGTATGACGATTTTGTTGATTTATTGATTGATATTGAAGAAAAAACATCTTGTAATGCAAGGCAAATGGAGATACTTATTAAATTAAATTTCTTTAAAATGTTTGGTAAAAATAAAAAATTATATGCAATTTATGAGAAATTTAAAAAGCATTATAAAAAATCGCATAAAGAATCAACTAAACAACAAAGAATTAAAGAAATTAAAGATTATGCAAAATCATTAGAAGATAAGGAAATATCAATACAGGAACAAATTTTATTTGAAAAAGAAATATTAGGATATGGTCAAACCACTTTCCCTAACGTAAACAAAGCATATGGAATGATTTTAGGCATTGACACAAAATACAGTCCTAAAATCACTTTATACATAATGAATAATGGCTCAGAAGTCTTGTTAAAGGTTTCCAAACAACACTTCTACAATAGTGATGGTGAACCTTTGTTAAATGTAGGTGATATTATAAAAGTATTAAAAGTAGAGCAAAAACCTAAATTAACCAAAATAGATGGTAAATGGTTAGAAACTGATATTAAAGAAAATTGGCTTGTTGCTTGGCAGATGTCAAAGAAATACGAAAAATAG
- the trxA_1 gene encoding Thioredoxin: MYRLLKLYQPSCRPCQMVSQFLESHNVEHEAINVLENPDVAVKYGIMSTPVTILLDDEGNEIQRSIGFKPDEIQKMISKLQ, encoded by the coding sequence ATGTATCGTTTATTAAAACTGTATCAACCTTCATGCCGTCCTTGTCAAATGGTTTCACAATTTCTTGAGTCTCACAATGTAGAACATGAAGCTATTAATGTATTAGAAAATCCAGACGTTGCAGTGAAATATGGAATCATGTCAACGCCAGTCACTATTCTTCTTGATGACGAAGGTAATGAAATTCAACGCTCGATTGGCTTTAAGCCTGACGAAATTCAAAAAATGATTTCTAAATTGCAATAA
- a CDS encoding Adenine specific DNA methylase Mod: protein MMYPRLKLARNLLTDDGVIFISIDDTEVANLRKILDEIFGENNFIASITRNTNSSKNQSLFVSVSHDYCLIYARDISVLSTKHAENKWSVPKNNIEEYKRKIEELKNLGLSNEQITEELKQLTKYPRFIDFVNYWYVDERGVYRKDNLGGVKNGNMTPIINPLTGKEDPVPPGGFRYSPEKLNELIKKNRIHFHTDGSLPTIKRYLDENLTQRPKSIMSDDQRPDNALLKEFNTPFDNPKQLAFMKRILSVGDKDSIILDFFSGSATTAHAVMQLNAEDGGNRKFIMVQLPEKTDEKSEAYKAGYKNICEIGKERIRRAGEKIVQETGKTDLDIGFKVFKLDSSNIDGF from the coding sequence ATGATGTACCCGAGATTGAAATTGGCAAGGAATTTATTAACAGATGACGGGGTAATTTTTATTAGTATCGATGATACGGAAGTAGCAAACTTAAGGAAAATACTTGATGAAATTTTTGGCGAAAATAACTTTATTGCGTCAATTACTCGTAATACAAATAGTTCTAAAAATCAATCTTTATTTGTTTCTGTTAGTCATGATTATTGTTTAATTTATGCAAGAGATATTTCTGTATTATCCACTAAGCATGCTGAAAATAAATGGTCGGTTCCTAAAAATAATATAGAAGAGTATAAACGTAAAATCGAAGAGTTGAAAAATCTGGGGTTAAGTAATGAGCAAATAACTGAAGAATTAAAACAATTAACTAAATATCCAAGGTTTATAGATTTTGTTAATTACTGGTATGTTGATGAGAGAGGTGTATATCGTAAAGATAATTTAGGAGGGGTAAAGAATGGAAATATGACCCCAATTATTAATCCTTTAACTGGAAAAGAAGATCCTGTGCCACCCGGAGGATTTAGATATAGTCCTGAAAAATTGAATGAACTAATTAAAAAAAATAGAATACATTTTCACACAGATGGTAGCCTACCAACGATAAAAAGATATTTAGATGAAAATCTAACACAAAGACCTAAATCAATCATGTCCGATGATCAAAGACCAGATAATGCATTACTAAAAGAATTTAATACGCCATTTGATAATCCTAAGCAGCTAGCATTTATGAAAAGAATATTAAGTGTGGGTGATAAGGATTCGATTATTTTAGACTTTTTCTCCGGCTCTGCAACTACCGCTCACGCAGTAATGCAATTAAATGCAGAAGACGGGGGAAATCGTAAGTTTATTATGGTGCAGTTGCCAGAGAAGACAGATGAAAAGTCAGAGGCGTATAAAGCTGGTTATAAAAACATTTGCGAAATCGGCAAAGAACGCATCCGCCGCGCGGGCGAGAAAATCGTTCAGGAAACGGGAAAAACGGATTTAGATATTGGCTTTAAAGTGTTTAAGCTCGATTCTTCCAATATTGATGGTTTTTAA
- a CDS encoding AP2 domain, translating into MKSVNLREERLGQVNKNNYGSLMEVVEYNSATDIWVKFEKGNHVHTNWKAFCKGDVKSVYDKTVYGIGYIGEGVYKPYENGKPSPQYSTWTGMLERCYSDKLYKRYPTYMGCSVAEEWHNFQNFSKWYDENYYEVDDEKMELDKDILLKGNKTYSPDYCVFVPKRINLLFVKKDELRGDLPIGVCFYKRDKKYQANCKDEKGNNVYLGRYNTPEEAFEAYKKFKENIIKKVAEEYKDRIPKRLYEALINYEVEITD; encoded by the coding sequence ATGAAAAGCGTTAATTTAAGAGAAGAGAGACTTGGTCAAGTAAATAAAAATAATTATGGATCATTGATGGAAGTTGTAGAGTATAATTCTGCGACAGACATTTGGGTAAAGTTTGAAAAAGGTAATCATGTCCACACCAATTGGAAAGCATTTTGTAAAGGTGATGTAAAAAGTGTGTATGATAAAACTGTTTATGGAATTGGGTATATTGGAGAAGGTGTCTATAAACCATACGAGAACGGTAAGCCAAGCCCACAATATTCAACTTGGACAGGGATGTTAGAACGATGTTACAGTGATAAATTGTATAAAAGATATCCTACATATATGGGTTGTTCGGTTGCAGAAGAATGGCATAACTTTCAAAATTTTTCTAAATGGTATGATGAGAATTACTATGAAGTTGATGACGAAAAAATGGAATTAGATAAGGATATTTTATTAAAAGGGAACAAAACATACAGCCCTGATTACTGTGTCTTTGTTCCAAAAAGAATTAATTTGCTATTTGTGAAAAAAGATGAATTGAGAGGAGATTTGCCTATTGGAGTATGTTTTTACAAGAGAGATAAAAAATATCAGGCAAACTGTAAGGATGAAAAAGGAAATAATGTGTATTTAGGTAGATATAATACACCTGAAGAAGCGTTCGAAGCATATAAAAAATTTAAAGAAAATATAATTAAAAAAGTGGCGGAAGAATATAAAGATCGAATACCTAAGAGACTTTATGAAGCTTTAATTAATTATGAAGTTGAAATTACGGATTAA